Proteins from a genomic interval of Abyssisolibacter fermentans:
- a CDS encoding CD3324 family protein: MNYVKAETILPDNLLKEIQKYIQGEYIYIPSEQSKRKKWGEKSGSREYLRNRNKDIRNKYKNGHNIVDLSEEYFLSIETIKKIVYKKT, from the coding sequence GTGAATTATGTTAAAGCAGAAACAATTTTACCAGATAATTTGTTAAAAGAAATTCAAAAATATATACAAGGTGAATATATATATATTCCTTCTGAACAATCTAAACGGAAGAAATGGGGAGAGAAATCAGGGAGTAGAGAATATTTACGAAATAGGAATAAAGATATACGAAACAAGTATAAAAATGGACATAACATTGTAGATTTATCAGAAGAATATTTTCTTTCTATAGAAACTATTAAAAAAATTGTATATAAAAAGACATAA
- a CDS encoding TrmH family RNA methyltransferase, with translation MELNIEQLYNEFSNLKFAGIKEPAIRIINDIIKNKKIEDEDLFVIEGLWAYEKIIKSNLRIRCFAFCPDFIKNDTMLKIARFCIHAADDTYLISSKLCRRISSRDDEGFFLLCSTPQYKLSDIKLKEDNLLVILDGLENPGNIGTIIRTVDGAGGDGVIICNSEGRKLSQKLIKSSMGSSFILPVIKKDIKTTVMWLKNNGFRIIVTDLKANERYYNTDYEGRIAIVVGNERHGISYIWNEHDCHRVIIPMYGGADSLNAGVAASIVVYEASCKQRELKQIGF, from the coding sequence ATGGAGCTAAATATTGAACAATTATACAATGAGTTTTCTAACTTAAAGTTTGCAGGTATTAAAGAACCAGCAATAAGAATTATAAATGACATAATAAAGAATAAAAAAATTGAAGATGAGGATTTGTTTGTTATAGAGGGATTATGGGCTTATGAAAAAATAATTAAAAGTAATTTAAGAATTAGATGCTTTGCGTTTTGCCCTGATTTTATTAAAAACGATACTATGCTTAAAATAGCTCGATTTTGTATTCATGCAGCTGATGATACATATTTGATTTCGAGTAAGTTGTGTAGAAGAATAAGTAGTAGAGATGATGAAGGATTTTTTTTATTGTGTAGTACTCCTCAATATAAGCTAAGTGATATAAAGCTAAAAGAAGACAATTTATTAGTAATATTAGATGGATTAGAAAATCCAGGCAACATTGGAACAATCATAAGAACAGTTGATGGTGCGGGTGGAGATGGAGTGATTATTTGTAATAGTGAAGGAAGAAAATTAAGTCAAAAATTAATTAAATCAAGTATGGGATCTAGCTTTATCCTACCAGTTATTAAAAAAGATATAAAAACAACTGTAATGTGGCTTAAAAATAATGGGTTTAGAATTATTGTTACTGATTTAAAAGCTAATGAAAGATACTATAATACGGATTATGAAGGTAGAATTGCTATTGTTGTAGGAAATGAACGTCATGGAATTTCATATATTTGGAATGAACATGATTGTCATAGAGTAATAATTCCTATGTATGGAGGGGCAGATTCATTAAATGCGGGAGTCGCTGCTTCAATAGTTGTTTATGAAGCAAGTTGCAAGCAAAGAGAATTAAAGCAAATAGGTTTTTAG